In Microbulbifer agarilyticus, the DNA window ACCCCATATTCGAGCCTATACCGTGACTTCCTCAACTTCTGATAACGCCAACCCTAAAGATTTTCAGTCATTGCCGCTGAAACCAGCTTTGCTAAAGAACCTCAAGGATCTGGGCTACGCCCAATTGACCGAGATCCAGGCGGCGGCATTGCCGGCGATGGTTGCGGGCAAGGATGTGATCGGCCAGGCCAAGACCGGTTCCGGTAAGACGGTGGCATTTGGTCTCGGCCTGTTGCAGAAACTGCGCGCCGAGCAATTTCGCGTGCAGGCGCTGGTATTGTGCCCGACTCGCGAGCTGGCCGATCAGGTAGCCCGGGAGCTGCGCAAACTGGCGCGCGCGATTCACAACATCAAGATCCTCACTCTGTGTGGCGGTATGCCGTTTGGTCCGCAAATCGGCTCTCTCAAGCACGGTGCCCATATCGTGGTAGGTACGCCTGGCCGCATTGAGGATCACCTGCGCAAGGGCAATCTCGATCTGGGTAGTGTGGAGACTCTGGTGCTGGATGAAGCCGATCGTATGCTCGACATGGGTTTCCAGGCGGTGCTGGACGAGATCCTTGCTACCTTGCCGAAAAGTCGGCAGACCTTGCTGTTTTCTGCGACCTATCCAAAAACCATCGATGCGCTCGCCAGCCGCGTGCTCAGCAATCCGGTAAAAGTGGAAGTGGCTGCGGGTCACACCAAAAGTACCATCGAGCAGAAGTACTACAAGGTGCAAAACAATGAGGCGCGCCCGGCGGCTCTGTATCAATTGCTTGCCAATCACGATGCGTCATCGGCGCTTGTATTCTGTAACACCAAAAAGGAAACCGATGAGGCCGCCAACGCGCTCAAGCGCGCAGGTTTCGCCGCGCTCGCGCTGCACGGCGATATGGAGCAGAAGGAACGCGACCGCACTTTGACCCTGTTTGCCAATGGCAGCGCGTCGATTCTTGTAGCCACCGATGTTGCCGCACGCGGGCTGGATATCGAAGAGCTACCCATCGTGGTGAACTACCACCTGTCGCGAGACCCAGAAGTGCATGTGCACCGGGTTGGCCGTACCGGACGGGCAGGGCAGAAGGGCGTGGCAATCTCTCTGGTCAGCAAGAAGGAAGTCTACAAACTCGAGCGTTTGGAAGAATTGATGGGTCAGGAAATCCCTTTGCTGGACGTGCCTGATACCCCACAAGGCTTTGCCCCTGTTCGCCCAGTCATGACAACGCTGCAGATCGACGGCGGCAAAAAGCAGAAGGTCCGCGCTGGCGATGTGGTTGGCGCACTGACCGGTGAAGGTGGCATTGATGGCAAGCAGATCGGCAAAATTCAGCTGTTCGATTTCTCCACCTTCGTAGCAGTGGAGCGCCCGGTGGCCAAAAAGGCCCTAAAAAAGCTCGCCAATGGCAAACTGAAAGGTCGCAACTTCCGCGCGCGTATTGTGGGTGTTTAACCCAGAACATACTGAACAGGGACGGCTCAGGGGAGAGCCGTCCGCTCAATGCTACATGCTGAATAGCGTCTATTTCGCCTAGGGGCAGATGCTAACCTTTTCCCAGTAGCCGGGTCCTGATTCCAGTAATGTGGATGTTGCCGGGAACCATAATGAGCTGGAGCCCAGTGCATCGCCAGAGCCAACCGCACAAGCGCTGGATGTGAACAGGGTGCCACATTCTACTGCCCGGCCAGCACTGATATGTGTGGTATTCGCTGCAGTTTCACACGCGGTTGAAACCCGGGCCTGCAGTGTTTCCAGTGCACTGGCATTGCCCGCCGTATCGACAGCCTGAATCAAAATGGAATAGTCGCCTGCAGCAGGGGCTGTTGCGGTACATTCAAACTCTGCAACACCTGAGCAAGTGAAGCTAAGCTCAGAAGACACACGCAATTCTTCCGCATCCCCATCCAAATCACTGACCGTTCCGGAAACTCGAATATCGTAGCCCTGTACAGTGAGTGCTATCGATTCGATCACGGGTGGTTCGGGAACCGGCAGCAGGGTTGCGGTAAATGCTCGCGTTTGGCTCTCATTTCCTTTGGCGTCGCGCGCTAAAACAAAAAACGTATAGTCACCTGGCGGGCCGATAAGTGTGAAACTCGCGCTGAAGGTATGCGCTGGTGCATCGAAGCTAATGCCACTGGCTGGCGCGAGTTGTCCGGTACCTCCATGATTGCCGTCACTGTAGTGCAGCTCTAGCGTTTGAATATCGTCATCGACATCGATAAAGCTTGCATTGATATGTGCGGTATCGGGGGCAACACGGCTCCAGCCAAAACCGGCGCGTTTGGGCGGGTGATCCCAGTGGCTTCGCACTACGTGAATGGTTCGCTGTACAACCTGACTGAGATTGTCGCTGCCATCGGTTGCTTGATAGGTCTTGGTGTAGGCGCCTTCCGTGTAGGTATCTGGGTCTGGTCCCGGTGTTACACGCGGGTAGCTATCCAGATCATCTTCGACACGGTAACCGGGATCGATAAAATCATCGCCAATTTCGATTTCAATAGTATCTGCGCCGTTCAGGGTCAAGACAGGAGGCTGGGTATCGGTGACGATCTCGACCTGTTGCTCGGCAACCGCAGTATTACCATCGCTATCAGTAAAGATTGCTGTCACGCGATACTGGCCATCATGGGATGCATCGACATTATGGTTGAACGCTTCCAGCGATAGGTATTGGAAGCCATCTTTCATATCCAGTGCGTAAGCGCTTGGATCAAACTCCCAATTGTCCCGGCGGTAAGTGCGCACCGTACTACGTTCCGCGGGTGTCGAGTTGTGCAAAGACTTGCCATTTGGCCGGTTCTCAAACTCGATCAGTGGTAATTCAGGATCC includes these proteins:
- the dbpA gene encoding ATP-dependent RNA helicase DbpA, giving the protein MPLKPALLKNLKDLGYAQLTEIQAAALPAMVAGKDVIGQAKTGSGKTVAFGLGLLQKLRAEQFRVQALVLCPTRELADQVARELRKLARAIHNIKILTLCGGMPFGPQIGSLKHGAHIVVGTPGRIEDHLRKGNLDLGSVETLVLDEADRMLDMGFQAVLDEILATLPKSRQTLLFSATYPKTIDALASRVLSNPVKVEVAAGHTKSTIEQKYYKVQNNEARPAALYQLLANHDASSALVFCNTKKETDEAANALKRAGFAALALHGDMEQKERDRTLTLFANGSASILVATDVAARGLDIEELPIVVNYHLSRDPEVHVHRVGRTGRAGQKGVAISLVSKKEVYKLERLEELMGQEIPLLDVPDTPQGFAPVRPVMTTLQIDGGKKQKVRAGDVVGALTGEGGIDGKQIGKIQLFDFSTFVAVERPVAKKALKKLANGKLKGRNFRARIVGV